One region of Equus asinus isolate D_3611 breed Donkey unplaced genomic scaffold, EquAss-T2T_v2 contig_2, whole genome shotgun sequence genomic DNA includes:
- the LOC123284123 gene encoding serine/threonine-protein phosphatase 2A regulatory subunit B'' subunit beta-like: MCPPQPVERAPPGPAPTAPGQRRTECAEPSHPNRPAGRSCRPEPSGPSQAQPREQEPERGAWPGPWRPTRADMRLHEPSLCQDPSLRQELASLARGCDFVLPSRFKKRLKAFQQVQVQTKEEPLPPASSQSIPTFYFPRGRPQGTVNVDAVIAKIERTFAQFPHERATMEDMGKVAKVTTTSKVTCITCGDPLYT; the protein is encoded by the exons atgtgccctcctcagcctgtgGAACGCGCGccgcctgggccggcccccacagcgcCTGGCCAGCGACGCACGGAGTGCGCTGAGCCCAGCCACCCCAACCGTCCTGCCGGGCGCAGCTGCCGCCCCGAGCCCAgcggccccagccaggcccagccccgagAGCAAGAGCCAGAGCGAGGTGCCTGGCCCGGGCCCTGGCGGCCCACGCGAGCCGACATGCGGCTCCACGAGCCGTCGCTGTGCCAggaccccagcctgaggcaggagctggcctcaCTGGCCCGCGGCTGCGACTTCGTGCTGCCCTCCCGCTTCAAGAAGAGGCTCAAGGCCTTCCAGCAGGTCCAG GTCCAGACAAAGGAGGAgcccctgccaccagccagcagccagagcatCCCCACCTTCTACTTCCCCCGAGGCCGTCCGCAGGGGACAGTGAACGTCGATGCCGTCATCGCCAAGATTGAGCGGACCTTCGCCCAGTTTCCGCACGAGAGAGCCACCATGGAGGACATGGGCAAGGTGGCCAAG